A region of Pseudomonas marginalis DNA encodes the following proteins:
- the rplR gene encoding 50S ribosomal protein L18: MTDKKVTRLRRARKARLKMHELEVVRLCVFRSSQHIYAQVISADGNKVLASASTLDKELRDGATGNIDAATKVGQLVATRAKAAGVSQVAFDRSGFKYHGRVKALADAAREAGLEF, translated from the coding sequence ATGACCGACAAAAAAGTTACTCGACTGCGTCGCGCTCGCAAAGCACGCCTGAAAATGCACGAACTCGAAGTCGTGCGTCTCTGCGTGTTCCGCTCGTCGCAGCACATCTACGCCCAGGTCATCTCGGCCGACGGCAACAAAGTCCTGGCCAGCGCCTCGACTTTGGATAAAGAACTGCGTGATGGTGCCACTGGCAACATCGACGCGGCCACAAAGGTTGGCCAGCTGGTCGCTACGCGTGCTAAGGCCGCTGGCGTCTCGCAAGTGGCTTTCGACCGCTCTGGCTTCAAGTACCACGGCCGCGTTAAAGCGCTGGCTGATGCTGCTCGTGAAGCTGGGCTGGAGTTCTAA
- the rplF gene encoding 50S ribosomal protein L6: protein MSRVAKNPVKLPAGVEVKFAGQQLSVKGAKGTLELNIHSSVEIVEEAGELRFAARNGDQQTRAMAGTTRALVNNMVQGVSQGFERKLQLVGVGYKAQAKGTVLNLALGFSHPVDYELPEGITAETPSQTDILIKGIDKQLVGQVAAEIRDFRPPEPYKGKGVRYADEVVRRKEAKKK, encoded by the coding sequence ATGTCTCGCGTCGCTAAGAACCCCGTTAAGCTGCCAGCCGGTGTCGAAGTCAAATTCGCAGGCCAACAGCTTTCGGTGAAGGGTGCCAAGGGCACTCTTGAACTGAATATCCATTCGTCCGTTGAGATCGTTGAAGAAGCTGGTGAGCTGCGTTTCGCTGCTCGCAATGGCGATCAACAAACTCGCGCAATGGCTGGTACCACGCGTGCGTTGGTAAACAACATGGTCCAAGGCGTAAGCCAAGGCTTCGAGCGTAAGCTCCAGCTGGTCGGTGTTGGTTACAAAGCGCAAGCAAAAGGCACGGTTTTGAACCTGGCCCTTGGCTTCTCGCACCCAGTGGATTACGAACTGCCGGAAGGCATCACCGCTGAGACTCCTAGCCAGACCGATATCCTGATCAAGGGCATCGATAAGCAACTGGTAGGTCAAGTGGCTGCTGAGATCCGCGACTTCCGTCCACCAGAGCCGTACAAAGGCAAAGGTGTGCGCTACGCGGACGAAGTCGTCCGTCGTAAAGAAGCCAAGAAGAAGTAG
- the rpsH gene encoding 30S ribosomal protein S8: MSMQDPLADMLTRIRNAQMAEKSVVSMPSSKLKVAVAKVLKDEGYIAGYQISSEIKPLLSIELKYFEGRSVIEEVKRVSRPGLRQYKSAEDLPKVRGGLGVSIVSTNKGVMTDRAARAAGVGGEVLCTVF; the protein is encoded by the coding sequence ATGAGTATGCAGGACCCGTTAGCGGACATGCTAACTCGTATCCGTAATGCCCAGATGGCTGAAAAGTCCGTCGTAAGCATGCCATCTTCCAAGTTGAAGGTTGCTGTTGCCAAAGTCCTGAAAGACGAAGGCTACATTGCGGGTTATCAGATCAGCAGCGAAATCAAACCACTGCTGTCCATCGAGCTGAAGTACTTCGAAGGCCGTTCGGTCATAGAGGAAGTGAAGCGCGTTAGCCGTCCAGGCCTGCGTCAGTACAAGTCCGCTGAAGATCTGCCGAAAGTTCGTGGCGGTCTGGGCGTGTCTATCGTCTCCACCAACAAAGGTGTGATGACGGATCGTGCTGCGCGCGCTGCCGGTGTCGGCGGCGAAGTTCTTTGCACTGTGTTCTAA
- the rpsN gene encoding 30S ribosomal protein S14 — MAKMSMKNRELKRQLTVAKYAKKRAALKAIIVDLNASPEARWEATVALQKQPRDASASRMRNRCRLTGRPHGVYRKFGLGRNKLREAAMRGDVPGLVKASW; from the coding sequence ATGGCCAAGATGAGCATGAAAAACCGCGAGCTGAAGCGTCAGCTCACGGTTGCCAAGTACGCCAAGAAGCGTGCAGCACTGAAAGCAATCATCGTTGATCTGAACGCAAGTCCAGAAGCGCGTTGGGAAGCTACAGTTGCCCTGCAGAAGCAGCCACGTGACGCAAGCGCTTCGCGCATGCGTAACCGCTGCCGCCTGACCGGTCGTCCACACGGCGTTTACCGCAAGTTCGGCCTCGGCCGTAACAAACTGCGTGAAGCGGCAATGCGTGGTGACGTACCAGGTCTGGTTAAAGCCAGCTGGTAA
- the rplE gene encoding 50S ribosomal protein L5: MARLQEIYRKEIAPKLKEELKLGNVMEVPRVTKITLNMGLGEAIGDKKVIEHAVADLEKITGQKVVVTYARKSIAGFKVREGWPIGVKVTLRRERMYEFLDRLLSISLPRVRDFRGLNAKSFDGRGNYSMGVKEQIIFPEIDYDKIDALRGLDITLTTTAKNDDEGRALLRAFKFPFRN, encoded by the coding sequence ATGGCACGACTACAAGAGATTTACCGGAAGGAAATCGCCCCTAAGCTTAAGGAAGAACTTAAGCTTGGGAACGTGATGGAAGTTCCGCGCGTTACCAAAATCACCCTGAACATGGGTCTGGGCGAAGCGATCGGTGACAAAAAAGTCATCGAGCACGCTGTTGCTGACCTGGAAAAGATCACCGGCCAGAAAGTCGTTGTGACCTACGCTCGCAAATCCATCGCTGGCTTTAAAGTCCGTGAAGGTTGGCCGATCGGCGTCAAAGTGACTCTGCGCCGTGAGCGTATGTACGAATTCCTGGATCGTCTGCTGTCGATCTCCCTGCCTCGGGTTCGCGACTTCCGCGGCCTGAATGCCAAGTCCTTCGATGGTCGTGGTAACTACAGCATGGGCGTGAAAGAGCAGATCATCTTCCCGGAAATCGACTACGACAAGATCGATGCTCTCCGCGGTCTGGACATCACCCTGACCACCACTGCCAAGAACGATGATGAAGGTCGCGCCCTGTTGCGTGCTTTCAAATTCCCGTTCCGCAACTGA
- the rplX gene encoding 50S ribosomal protein L24, which yields MQKIRRDDEIIVIAGKDKGKRGKVLKVLANNRLVIGGLNLVKRHTKPNPMSGVQGGIVEKEAPLDASNVAIFNGETNKADRVGFKVEDGKKIRVFKSTQKAVDA from the coding sequence ATGCAAAAGATTCGTCGTGACGACGAGATCATCGTGATCGCCGGCAAAGACAAAGGTAAGCGCGGTAAGGTGCTTAAGGTTCTCGCTAATAACCGTCTGGTTATCGGTGGTCTGAACCTGGTCAAGCGTCATACCAAGCCTAACCCGATGTCGGGCGTGCAGGGCGGTATCGTCGAGAAAGAAGCTCCGCTGGACGCTTCTAACGTCGCCATCTTCAACGGCGAAACCAACAAGGCTGACCGCGTTGGTTTCAAAGTAGAAGACGGTAAGAAAATTCGTGTCTTCAAGTCGACCCAAAAAGCGGTTGATGCTTGA
- the rplN gene encoding 50S ribosomal protein L14 produces the protein MIQTQSMLDVADNSGARRVMCIKVLGGSHRRYAGIGDIIKVTVKEAIPRGKVKKGQVMTAVVVRTRHGVRRADGSIIRFDGNAAVLLNNKQEPIGTRIFGPVTRELRTEKFMKIVSLAPEVL, from the coding sequence ATGATTCAGACTCAATCCATGCTCGATGTGGCCGATAACAGCGGCGCTCGCCGTGTTATGTGCATCAAGGTGCTGGGTGGCTCCCATCGTCGTTACGCTGGTATCGGTGACATCATCAAAGTTACCGTCAAGGAAGCAATTCCTCGCGGTAAGGTGAAAAAAGGCCAGGTGATGACTGCTGTTGTAGTCCGCACTCGTCATGGCGTACGCCGTGCAGATGGCTCCATTATCCGCTTTGATGGCAACGCTGCTGTTCTTCTGAACAACAAGCAAGAGCCGATCGGCACCCGTATCTTTGGGCCAGTGACCCGTGAACTTCGTACTGAGAAGTTCATGAAGATCGTCTCGCTCGCCCCAGAAGTGCTGTAA
- the rpsQ gene encoding 30S ribosomal protein S17, with translation MAEAEKTVRTLTGRVVSDKMDKTITVLIERRVKHPIYGKYVKRSTKLHAHDETNQCHIGDKVTIRETRPLAKTKSWALVDVLERAVEV, from the coding sequence ATGGCTGAAGCCGAAAAGACTGTCCGTACGCTGACTGGCCGTGTTGTCAGCGACAAGATGGACAAAACCATCACCGTTTTGATCGAGCGTCGCGTTAAGCACCCGATCTACGGTAAATATGTTAAGCGTTCGACTAAGCTGCACGCGCACGACGAAACCAACCAGTGCCACATCGGCGACAAAGTCACTATTCGTGAAACTCGTCCGCTGGCCAAGACTAAGTCTTGGGCATTGGTTGATGTTCTCGAACGCGCTGTGGAAGTCTAA
- the rpmC gene encoding 50S ribosomal protein L29 — MKANELREKSAQQLNEQLLGLLRDQFNLRMQKATGQLGQSHLLSQVKRDIARVKTVLNQQAGK, encoded by the coding sequence ATGAAAGCGAATGAACTTCGTGAAAAATCCGCACAGCAGCTGAACGAGCAACTGCTCGGCCTGCTGCGCGACCAGTTCAATCTGCGCATGCAGAAAGCAACTGGCCAGTTGGGGCAGTCTCATCTGCTCTCGCAAGTTAAGCGTGACATTGCTCGCGTGAAGACTGTGCTCAACCAGCAGGCAGGTAAGTGA
- the rplP gene encoding 50S ribosomal protein L16 — MLQPKRTKFRKQMTGHNRGLAQRGSKVSFGEFALKSVARGRLTARQIESARRALTRHVKRGGKIWIRVFPDKPISKKPLEVRMGKGKGNVEYWVAQIQPGKVLYEIEGVTEELAREAFALAAAKLPLATAFVKRTVM, encoded by the coding sequence ATGTTGCAACCAAAGCGTACGAAGTTCCGCAAGCAGATGACAGGCCACAACCGTGGTCTGGCTCAGCGCGGTAGCAAAGTCAGCTTCGGCGAGTTCGCGCTGAAGTCTGTAGCTCGTGGTCGTCTCACCGCTCGTCAGATCGAGTCAGCGCGTCGTGCACTGACCCGTCACGTAAAACGTGGCGGCAAGATCTGGATCCGTGTATTCCCGGACAAGCCGATCTCCAAAAAACCTCTCGAGGTTCGGATGGGTAAAGGTAAGGGTAACGTGGAATACTGGGTAGCCCAGATTCAGCCAGGCAAAGTCCTGTATGAAATCGAGGGTGTAACTGAAGAGCTGGCGCGTGAGGCTTTTGCCCTGGCTGCTGCAAAGCTGCCGCTCGCCACCGCCTTTGTTAAACGGACGGTGATGTGA
- the rpsC gene encoding 30S ribosomal protein S3: protein MGQKVHPIGIRLGIVKEHTSVWYADGRTYADYLFADLKVREYLQDKLKSASVSRIDIHRPAQTARITIHTARPGIVIGKKGEDVEKLRQDLTKQMGVPVHINIEEIRKPELDGMLVAQSVAQQLERRVMFRRAMKRAVQNAMRIGAKGIKIQVSGRLGGAEIARTEWYREGRVPLHTLRADIDYANYEAHTTYGVIGVKVWIFKGEVIGGRQEELKPQAPAPRKKAAK from the coding sequence ATGGGTCAGAAAGTACATCCCATTGGCATTCGCCTGGGAATCGTCAAGGAGCACACCTCCGTCTGGTACGCAGACGGTCGGACTTATGCGGACTATTTGTTCGCTGATCTGAAGGTGCGTGAGTATCTCCAAGACAAACTAAAAAGCGCGTCCGTAAGCCGTATCGATATCCATCGTCCGGCGCAAACTGCACGTATCACCATCCACACCGCTCGTCCAGGTATCGTTATCGGGAAGAAAGGTGAAGATGTTGAGAAACTGCGTCAGGACCTGACCAAGCAAATGGGTGTGCCTGTGCACATCAATATCGAAGAGATCCGCAAGCCGGAGCTCGACGGTATGCTGGTTGCGCAGAGCGTAGCTCAGCAGCTGGAGCGTCGCGTAATGTTCCGTCGCGCTATGAAGCGCGCTGTACAGAACGCCATGCGCATTGGTGCCAAAGGCATCAAAATCCAAGTGAGCGGTCGTCTCGGCGGTGCTGAAATCGCACGTACTGAATGGTATCGCGAAGGTCGTGTGCCACTGCACACCCTGCGTGCCGACATCGACTATGCCAACTACGAAGCTCACACCACTTACGGTGTGATCGGTGTAAAGGTTTGGATCTTCAAAGGCGAAGTAATTGGTGGTCGCCAAGAAGAACTGAAACCACAAGCACCAGCGCCTCGTAAAAAAGCTGCTAAGTAA
- the rplV gene encoding 50S ribosomal protein L22: MEVAAKLSGARISAQKARLVADQIRGKKVGEALNLLAFSSKKAAEIMKKVLESAVANAEHNEGADVDDLKVSTVFVNEGRSLKRIMPRAKGRADRIVKRSCHITVKVADK; the protein is encoded by the coding sequence ATGGAAGTAGCCGCTAAGTTGTCGGGCGCTCGAATCTCCGCCCAGAAAGCCCGCTTGGTCGCCGACCAGATCCGCGGGAAGAAGGTGGGCGAAGCGCTCAACCTGTTGGCTTTCAGCAGTAAGAAAGCCGCCGAGATCATGAAGAAAGTGCTGGAGTCGGCCGTAGCCAACGCCGAGCATAACGAAGGCGCAGACGTTGATGACCTGAAGGTCAGCACCGTTTTCGTCAACGAAGGGCGTTCGCTGAAGCGCATCATGCCGCGTGCCAAAGGCCGTGCTGATCGCATCGTCAAGCGGTCTTGCCATATCACTGTCAAGGTTGCTGACAAGTAA
- the rpsS gene encoding 30S ribosomal protein S19, which produces MPRSLKKGPFIDLHLLKKIEVAAEKNDRKPVKTWSRRSMILPQMVGLTIAVHNGRLHVPVLVNEDMVGHKLGEFAGTRTYRGHVADKKAKR; this is translated from the coding sequence GTGCCACGTTCTCTGAAAAAAGGTCCTTTTATTGATCTTCACCTACTGAAGAAGATCGAAGTGGCGGCGGAAAAGAACGATCGCAAACCAGTTAAGACCTGGTCGCGTCGTTCGATGATCCTGCCACAAATGGTCGGTCTGACCATCGCTGTACACAACGGTCGTCTGCACGTCCCAGTTCTCGTTAACGAAGACATGGTCGGCCACAAACTAGGCGAGTTTGCCGGTACCCGCACTTATCGTGGGCACGTGGCAGACAAGAAAGCCAAGCGTTAA
- the rplB gene encoding 50S ribosomal protein L2, whose amino-acid sequence MAIVKCKPTSPGRRFVVKVVNQELHKGAPHAPLLEKKSKTGGRNNNGRITTRHIGGGHKQHYRLVDFRRNDKDGIAATVERIEYDPNRTAHIALLLYADGERRYIIAPKGVSAGDQLIAGALAPIKPGNALQLRNIPVGSTVHGIELKPGKGAQIARSAGASAQLIAREGVYVTLRLRSGEMRKVLAECRATLGEVSNSEHSLRSLGKAGAKRWRGVRPTVRGVAMNPVDHPHGGGEGRTSGGRHPVSPWGFPTKGAKTRGNKRTDKMIVRRRK is encoded by the coding sequence ATGGCAATCGTTAAATGCAAACCGACTTCCCCTGGCCGCCGTTTTGTGGTCAAGGTGGTCAACCAGGAGCTGCATAAAGGCGCTCCTCACGCACCGCTGCTCGAGAAGAAATCGAAGACTGGTGGTCGTAACAACAATGGTCGTATTACCACTCGTCACATTGGTGGTGGCCATAAGCAGCATTATCGTCTGGTCGACTTCCGTCGCAACGACAAAGATGGCATCGCTGCCACTGTCGAGCGTATCGAATACGATCCAAACCGTACTGCTCACATCGCTCTGCTGCTGTACGCAGATGGCGAGCGCCGCTACATCATCGCGCCTAAAGGCGTGAGTGCTGGCGACCAGCTGATCGCAGGTGCCCTGGCACCGATCAAGCCGGGCAACGCTCTGCAACTGCGTAACATTCCAGTTGGTAGCACCGTACACGGCATCGAATTGAAGCCAGGTAAAGGCGCGCAAATCGCTCGTTCCGCTGGTGCTTCGGCTCAGCTGATCGCTCGTGAAGGTGTCTACGTGACCCTGCGTCTGCGTTCTGGTGAGATGCGTAAAGTGCTGGCTGAATGCCGTGCGACCCTGGGTGAAGTCTCGAACTCCGAGCACAGCCTGCGTTCGCTGGGTAAAGCTGGTGCCAAACGCTGGCGTGGCGTTCGCCCAACCGTTCGTGGTGTTGCCATGAACCCGGTTGACCACCCACACGGTGGTGGTGAAGGTCGTACCTCTGGTGGTCGTCATCCGGTATCGCCATGGGGCTTCCCGACTAAGGGCGCGAAGACTCGTGGTAATAAGCGTACCGACAAAATGATCGTCCGTCGTCGCAAGTAA
- the rplW gene encoding 50S ribosomal protein L23 — translation MNQERVFKVLLGPHVSEKATVLADKKGQFVFKVATDATKLEIKKAVESLFSVKVERVTTLNVLGKSKRTARGLGKRNDWKKAVISLQPGQDLDFSSSAE, via the coding sequence ATGAACCAGGAACGCGTATTTAAAGTTCTGCTTGGCCCGCACGTTTCCGAAAAGGCTACGGTTCTGGCTGACAAGAAAGGCCAGTTCGTTTTCAAGGTTGCAACTGACGCAACCAAGCTGGAAATCAAGAAGGCCGTCGAAAGCCTGTTCAGCGTGAAAGTTGAGCGTGTTACTACCCTGAATGTTCTGGGTAAGAGCAAGCGCACTGCTCGCGGTCTGGGCAAGCGTAATGACTGGAAGAAGGCAGTTATCTCCCTTCAGCCAGGCCAAGATCTCGATTTCAGCAGCAGTGCTGAGTAA
- the rplD gene encoding 50S ribosomal protein L4, giving the protein MQLNVNDAQAIEVSELTFGGEFNETLVHQAVVAYMAGGRQGSKQQKTRSDVRGGGKRPWRQKGTGRARAGTIRSPIWRGGGTTFAARPQDHSQKLNKKMYRAALRSILAELVRTDRLVVVQDFAVESPKTKDLLGKLNNMSLTDVLIVSEAVDQNLYLAARNLPHVDVRDVQGSDPVSLIAYDKVLITVSAVKKFEELLG; this is encoded by the coding sequence ATGCAATTAAATGTAAATGACGCTCAAGCGATCGAAGTTTCCGAACTGACATTTGGCGGCGAATTCAACGAGACGCTGGTTCACCAAGCAGTCGTGGCCTACATGGCCGGCGGCCGTCAAGGTAGCAAGCAGCAAAAGACCCGTTCCGACGTTCGTGGTGGCGGTAAGCGCCCTTGGCGTCAGAAAGGTACTGGCCGTGCTCGTGCCGGTACTATCCGTAGCCCAATCTGGCGCGGCGGCGGTACCACTTTCGCAGCTCGTCCGCAGGATCACTCTCAGAAGCTCAACAAGAAGATGTATCGCGCAGCACTGCGCTCCATCCTTGCTGAACTCGTGCGTACTGATCGCCTAGTCGTGGTTCAGGACTTCGCTGTTGAAAGTCCAAAAACCAAAGATCTGCTGGGCAAACTGAACAACATGAGCCTGACCGACGTTTTGATCGTGTCTGAAGCTGTTGATCAGAACCTGTACCTGGCTGCTCGTAACCTGCCACACGTTGATGTACGTGACGTGCAAGGTTCCGATCCAGTTAGTCTGATCGCATACGACAAGGTGTTGATCACCGTGTCGGCCGTGAAGAAATTCGAGGAGCTGCTGGGATGA
- the rplC gene encoding 50S ribosomal protein L3: MTIGVVGRKCGMTRIFTEEGVSIPVTVIEIEPNRVTQFKTEETDGYRAVQVTVGERRASRVTAAQAGHFAKANVAAGRTVMEFRLEEGDYQAGDLINAEIFAAGQLVDVTGQSKGKGFQGTIKRWNFRGQDNTHGNSVSHRVPGSIGQCQTPGRVFKGKKMSGHMGAERVTVQSLEVVRVDAERNLLLVKGAVPGATGGNLVVRPAAKARG; the protein is encoded by the coding sequence ATGACTATTGGTGTAGTCGGTCGTAAATGCGGTATGACCCGTATTTTCACCGAAGAAGGTGTCTCCATTCCGGTTACGGTCATTGAGATCGAGCCGAATCGCGTCACCCAGTTCAAAACTGAAGAAACCGATGGCTATCGTGCAGTGCAAGTCACTGTCGGCGAGCGTCGCGCTTCGCGTGTGACTGCTGCTCAAGCAGGTCACTTCGCTAAAGCAAACGTTGCAGCTGGTCGTACTGTCATGGAGTTCCGTCTTGAAGAAGGCGACTACCAGGCTGGCGATCTGATCAACGCTGAAATCTTCGCCGCTGGTCAACTGGTTGATGTAACCGGTCAGTCCAAGGGTAAAGGCTTCCAGGGTACGATCAAGCGTTGGAATTTCCGTGGTCAAGACAACACTCACGGTAACTCCGTTTCCCACCGCGTCCCGGGCTCTATTGGCCAGTGCCAGACTCCTGGTCGTGTATTCAAGGGCAAAAAAATGTCCGGTCATATGGGCGCTGAGCGCGTGACCGTGCAGTCCCTCGAAGTAGTGCGCGTCGACGCTGAACGCAATCTGTTGTTGGTCAAGGGTGCTGTTCCTGGCGCTACTGGCGGCAACCTGGTTGTACGTCCAGCGGCCAAGGCTCGCGGTTAA
- the rpsJ gene encoding 30S ribosomal protein S10, giving the protein MQNQQIRIRLKAFDHRLIDQSTQEIVETAKRTGAQVRGPIPLPTRKERFTVLVSPHVNKDARDQYEIRTHKRVLDIVQPTDKTVDALMKLDLAAGVEVQISLG; this is encoded by the coding sequence ATGCAAAATCAGCAAATCCGTATCAGGTTGAAGGCTTTTGACCATCGCCTGATCGACCAATCCACCCAGGAAATCGTGGAAACCGCGAAACGTACTGGTGCTCAAGTGCGTGGTCCAATTCCACTGCCTACCCGTAAAGAGCGGTTCACCGTTCTGGTCTCCCCGCACGTCAACAAAGACGCGCGTGACCAGTACGAGATCCGTACTCATAAGCGCGTACTGGACATCGTCCAGCCAACGGATAAAACCGTTGATGCTCTTATGAAGCTCGATCTGGCGGCCGGTGTGGAAGTACAGATCAGCCTCGGCTAA
- the tuf gene encoding elongation factor Tu: MAKEKFDRSLPHVNVGTIGHVDHGKTTLTAALTRVCSEVFGSAVVDFDKIDSAPEEKARGITINTAHVEYNSKIRHYAHVDCPGHADYVKNMITGAAQMDGAILVCSAADGPMPQTREHILLSRQVGVPYIVVFLNKADLVDDAELLELVEMEVRDLLSTYDFPGDDTPIIIGSARMALEGKDDNEMGTTAVRKLVETLDSYIPEPVRLTDKPFLMPIEDVFSISGRGTVVTGRIERGIVRVQDALEIVGLRDTTNTVCTGVEMFRKLLDEGRAGENCGVLLRGTKRDDVERGQVLVKPGSVKPHTKFTAEVYVLSKEEGGRHTPFFKGYRPQFYFRTTDVTGNCQLPEGVEMVMPGDNIQMEVTLIKTIAMEDGLRFAIREGGRTVGAGVVAKIIE, translated from the coding sequence GTGGCTAAAGAAAAATTTGATCGTTCCCTACCGCACGTCAACGTTGGCACTATCGGTCACGTTGACCACGGTAAAACCACTCTGACCGCAGCTCTGACTCGCGTCTGCTCCGAGGTTTTCGGTTCTGCAGTCGTTGATTTCGATAAAATCGACAGCGCTCCAGAAGAAAAAGCTCGTGGTATCACCATCAACACCGCGCACGTCGAGTACAACTCGAAGATCCGTCACTACGCTCACGTTGACTGCCCAGGTCACGCTGACTATGTGAAGAACATGATCACTGGTGCTGCCCAGATGGACGGCGCGATCCTGGTTTGCTCGGCCGCTGATGGTCCGATGCCACAAACCCGTGAGCACATCCTGCTGTCCCGTCAGGTAGGCGTTCCGTACATCGTGGTTTTCCTGAACAAGGCTGACCTGGTAGACGACGCTGAGCTGCTGGAGCTGGTTGAGATGGAAGTGCGCGATCTGCTGAGCACTTACGACTTCCCAGGCGACGACACTCCGATCATCATCGGTTCCGCTCGTATGGCGCTGGAAGGCAAAGACGATAACGAAATGGGCACCACTGCCGTTCGTAAACTGGTTGAAACCCTGGACAGCTACATCCCAGAACCAGTTCGTCTGACCGACAAGCCGTTCCTGATGCCAATCGAAGACGTATTCTCGATCTCCGGTCGTGGTACTGTTGTGACTGGTCGTATCGAGCGCGGTATCGTTCGCGTTCAAGATGCGCTGGAAATCGTTGGTCTGCGTGACACTACCAACACTGTCTGCACTGGTGTTGAAATGTTCCGCAAGCTGCTCGACGAAGGTCGTGCTGGCGAGAACTGCGGCGTTCTGCTGCGTGGTACCAAGCGTGACGACGTTGAGCGTGGCCAGGTTCTGGTTAAGCCAGGTTCGGTTAAGCCGCACACCAAGTTCACCGCAGAAGTTTACGTTCTGAGCAAGGAAGAAGGCGGTCGTCACACTCCGTTCTTCAAAGGCTACCGTCCACAGTTCTACTTCCGTACTACTGACGTGACTGGTAACTGCCAGCTGCCAGAAGGCGTTGAAATGGTAATGCCAGGCGATAACATCCAAATGGAAGTTACCCTGATCAAGACCATCGCAATGGAAGACGGTCTGCGCTTCGCTATCCGTGAAGGCGGCCGTACCGTTGGTGCTGGTGTTGTAGCTAAAATCATCGAGTAA